The Spirosoma radiotolerans genome has a window encoding:
- a CDS encoding BaiN/RdsA family NAD(P)/FAD-dependent oxidoreductase: MSSLNIMVIGGGASGFFGAITAAETYPDATITILEKTRTVLNKVRISGGGRCNVTHACFENRVFVKHYPRGEKPLRSLMNQFDAAATVAWFEKRGVTLKTEADGRMFPSTNTSETIVTCLLQTARRLGIGIRTSCGVSSMMRDEKGRWQLHLLTDEILVADRVLIATGGFPKVEGYDWLPEQSEPLLAPVPSLFTFNVPDSPFLSLAGVAVPDAKVSVVGTKQEQRGPLLITHWGFSGPAILRLSAWAARDLADATYQFTLRVNWIPTLNENELRTALQDFRQQNGRKQVVSQNPFGLPSRLWQALIQESGILETQRWADLPAKPLNRLSERLTNSQFKVMGKSTFKDEFVTCGGISFDGLHPQTLESKAQPGLFFAGEVLDVDGITGGFNFQSAWTTGYVAGLAIGR; this comes from the coding sequence ATGTCATCGTTGAATATTATGGTTATTGGGGGCGGAGCCTCTGGCTTTTTCGGAGCCATAACAGCCGCTGAAACTTATCCAGACGCCACCATTACCATTCTTGAGAAAACCCGTACCGTTCTGAATAAAGTCCGTATTTCGGGCGGAGGACGCTGTAATGTTACCCACGCCTGTTTCGAGAATCGGGTGTTTGTCAAGCATTATCCACGTGGCGAGAAGCCGTTGCGCTCATTGATGAATCAGTTCGATGCAGCCGCAACGGTTGCCTGGTTCGAAAAGCGGGGCGTAACCCTGAAGACAGAAGCCGACGGGCGGATGTTTCCAAGCACGAACACGTCTGAAACCATCGTGACGTGCCTGCTCCAGACCGCTCGCCGATTGGGCATTGGCATCCGTACCAGTTGTGGGGTAAGTTCAATGATGCGCGACGAAAAGGGGCGGTGGCAATTGCACCTGCTTACCGACGAAATTCTGGTGGCAGACCGTGTTTTGATCGCTACGGGAGGCTTTCCCAAGGTAGAAGGGTACGACTGGCTACCCGAACAAAGTGAACCACTACTGGCACCGGTTCCCTCCTTATTTACGTTCAACGTTCCCGACAGCCCCTTTCTGTCATTGGCTGGTGTGGCGGTGCCGGATGCCAAAGTTTCGGTGGTGGGCACCAAACAGGAACAGCGCGGTCCTTTGCTGATTACGCACTGGGGATTCAGTGGTCCTGCCATCCTGCGCTTGTCAGCCTGGGCCGCCCGCGATCTTGCCGACGCAACTTATCAATTCACGCTACGCGTAAACTGGATCCCCACCCTGAATGAAAACGAGCTACGAACGGCGCTCCAGGATTTCAGGCAGCAGAACGGCCGCAAACAAGTCGTTTCTCAAAATCCGTTTGGGCTTCCCTCCCGTCTTTGGCAGGCATTGATACAGGAGTCGGGCATTTTAGAAACGCAACGTTGGGCCGACCTACCCGCCAAACCCCTCAATCGACTCTCGGAACGGCTCACCAACAGCCAGTTTAAGGTCATGGGGAAAAGTACGTTTAAAGACGAGTTTGTGACCTGCGGAGGGATTTCCTTTGACGGACTACATCCACAAACGCTCGAAAGCAAAGCCCAGCCTGGCTTGTTCTTTGCCGGTGAGGTGCTGGACGTAGACGGCATTACGGGTGGCTTTAATTTTCAGAGCGCCTGGACAACGGGCTACGTAGCAGGACTGGCTATTGGCCGTTGA
- a CDS encoding mechanosensitive ion channel family protein, with translation MEQAQNRMERTYDQVLSFATIYGGRILLAILTLVVGLWLIGWIVKVLSSMLTKRHVDRDVQPFLLSLVNGVLRVLLLLSIASTLGVQTTSFVAIVGAAGLAVGLALQGSLANFAGGVLILTFKPFRVGDLVVAQGFTGNVEAVRIFDTTLVTLDNKTIILPNGPLSTSAITNISTRGVIRVDQVYGVGSQNDIDATRASIVKVVAACPFALKDREHDVLIAKLTPNSREYDVRVWTKSENYWDTYYYMLENIARQFGKDGIEAPKPKMFITNED, from the coding sequence ATGGAACAGGCACAGAATAGAATGGAGCGCACGTATGACCAGGTGCTGTCATTTGCCACAATTTATGGTGGTCGTATACTACTGGCAATTTTAACCCTTGTTGTCGGCCTTTGGCTCATTGGCTGGATCGTAAAAGTACTGTCCTCCATGCTGACCAAACGGCACGTTGATCGGGACGTACAGCCGTTTCTGCTGTCGTTGGTCAATGGAGTGTTACGCGTGTTGCTATTGCTCAGTATCGCCAGCACGCTGGGCGTCCAGACCACCTCATTTGTTGCCATTGTGGGTGCCGCTGGGCTGGCGGTTGGTCTGGCCCTTCAGGGGAGCCTGGCAAACTTTGCCGGTGGCGTACTGATTTTAACATTTAAGCCATTTCGCGTTGGTGATCTAGTTGTCGCGCAAGGATTTACGGGGAATGTTGAAGCGGTCCGAATTTTCGATACTACGCTGGTGACACTCGATAATAAAACGATTATTTTGCCCAATGGTCCACTGTCTACATCCGCGATTACTAATATCAGCACCCGAGGGGTTATCCGGGTCGATCAAGTTTATGGCGTAGGCAGTCAGAATGATATCGATGCGACCAGAGCCTCCATTGTGAAGGTGGTTGCGGCTTGCCCGTTTGCGTTGAAAGACCGCGAACACGATGTTCTGATTGCTAAATTGACGCCTAATTCGCGGGAGTACGACGTACGCGTCTGGACAAAAAGCGAAAATTATTGGGATACCTATTATTACATGCTCGAAAACATTGCCCGGCAGTTTGGGAAAGATGGCATCGAAGCCCCCAAACCGAAAATGTTCATTACCAATGAAGATTAA
- the truA gene encoding tRNA pseudouridine(38-40) synthase TruA, with the protein MRYFIELSYRGTAYHGWQTQANGVSVQTTLESALTQRLGKPIYVMGSGRTDAGVHAKEQFAHFDVDEPLDLTEAFIYSINCMLPEDIAIHTIFPVRPKDHARFSAKSRYYQYHVTRQKDAFHSNLTYHFRPKLDIDRMNKACELLLQHTNFQSFSKARANVNHFHCKLDFAYWKHTNEDCLTFHIKADRFLWGMVRTIVGTMLEIGQERMSLDQFEQIILARDRTVAGRAAPANGLYLVEVGYPVAVLENRT; encoded by the coding sequence ATGCGTTATTTTATTGAATTGTCGTATCGGGGAACGGCTTACCACGGCTGGCAAACACAGGCAAATGGCGTTAGTGTGCAGACCACCCTTGAGTCGGCCCTGACTCAACGACTTGGCAAGCCGATTTACGTGATGGGGAGCGGTCGTACGGATGCGGGCGTTCATGCAAAAGAACAATTTGCTCACTTCGACGTCGATGAGCCGCTTGATTTGACCGAAGCCTTTATTTATTCGATCAATTGCATGCTTCCCGAAGACATTGCCATTCACACCATTTTTCCGGTTCGACCGAAAGATCATGCCCGGTTTTCGGCTAAGTCACGTTATTACCAATACCATGTTACGCGCCAGAAAGATGCTTTTCACAGTAACCTGACGTATCATTTCCGGCCGAAACTGGATATTGACCGGATGAATAAGGCCTGTGAGCTACTTTTGCAACACACAAATTTTCAAAGTTTCAGTAAAGCCCGCGCTAATGTGAATCACTTTCATTGCAAACTCGATTTTGCTTATTGGAAACATACAAATGAGGATTGCCTTACGTTTCATATTAAAGCCGACCGGTTTTTATGGGGTATGGTGCGAACCATTGTGGGTACGATGCTCGAAATAGGGCAGGAGCGCATGAGCCTCGACCAGTTTGAGCAGATCATTCTGGCGCGAGATCGGACCGTGGCGGGCCGGGCAGCCCCCGCCAATGGACTATATTTGGTCGAAGTTGGTTATCCGGTAGCCGTATTGGAAAATAGAACCTGA
- a CDS encoding bifunctional riboflavin kinase/FAD synthetase, whose protein sequence is MIIYRGLDDIQPLPNAVVTSGTFDGVHRGHQTILARLTEVAKASGGESVLITYWPHPRTVVSNDSQNLKLLTTLDEKIELLDQAGVGYLVVIPFTRSFSELTSEEYIRQILIDKIGTKKLVIGYDHRFGRDREGGFDYIQAHQSEYGFGVEEIPRQDIEAVGISSSKIRTALNEGNVHTANRFLGRLYSLTGTVVKGRQLGRTIGFPTANLQVDDPSKLIPANGVYAVDVDYAGQTLGGMLNIGFRPTVAGTNQTIETYIFDFDKDIYGEHITLKFREFLRPEQKFDGLPALVAQLKRDEESARSILNQ, encoded by the coding sequence ATGATTATTTATAGAGGACTCGATGATATCCAACCTTTGCCGAATGCCGTTGTGACTAGCGGTACATTTGATGGGGTTCACCGTGGACATCAGACCATTTTGGCTCGACTGACAGAAGTAGCCAAGGCCAGTGGGGGAGAGTCTGTTCTGATCACGTATTGGCCCCATCCCCGTACGGTCGTCTCCAACGATAGTCAAAACCTGAAACTGTTGACAACGCTGGACGAGAAAATCGAACTGCTCGATCAGGCGGGTGTCGGCTATCTGGTCGTGATTCCCTTTACACGCTCTTTCTCCGAATTGACTTCTGAAGAGTACATTCGCCAAATTCTGATCGATAAAATCGGTACTAAAAAACTGGTAATTGGATATGATCACCGCTTTGGGCGAGACCGTGAAGGTGGGTTCGATTACATTCAGGCGCACCAGAGTGAATACGGATTCGGGGTGGAAGAGATTCCCCGGCAGGATATAGAGGCAGTAGGGATCAGTTCGTCAAAAATTCGGACGGCCCTCAACGAAGGCAATGTACATACCGCAAACCGGTTTCTGGGTCGACTTTATAGCCTCACCGGAACGGTCGTGAAAGGACGCCAGCTTGGCCGTACGATTGGCTTCCCAACCGCCAACCTGCAGGTCGACGATCCGTCCAAACTTATTCCTGCCAACGGCGTATATGCGGTCGACGTGGACTATGCCGGACAAACCCTGGGCGGTATGCTGAATATTGGCTTTCGCCCTACCGTTGCTGGCACGAATCAGACCATCGAAACCTATATTTTTGACTTTGACAAGGATATATACGGCGAACACATTACGTTGAAATTCAGGGAGTTTTTACGTCCTGAGCAAAAGTTTGATGGATTGCCTGCTTTAGTGGCGCAGTTAAAACGAGACGAAGAATCGGCCCGGTCGATCCTGAATCAATAG
- a CDS encoding undecaprenyl-diphosphate phosphatase translates to MELIHAIALAIIEGLTEFLPVSSTGHMIIYSSLAGIAGNEFTKLYTVDVQFGCILSVLVLYHRRFMTDTRTGTFVVPSYLKSLPPRLQPMADFYSKILIAFLPAAVIGFLLNDFIDSLLESITTVAISLLVGGIVLVFIDRIINRQPKDGDVTVPDAIRIGFFQCIAMIPGVSRSAATIIGGMFQGLSRTQAAEFSFFLAVPTMAAASGYKLLKTYKLLQPADYQTLLIGNVIAFVVGLLAIRAFVGFLNRYGFKVFGYYRIALGLLLLGLMAAGVKLDVL, encoded by the coding sequence ATGGAGCTGATTCATGCCATTGCGCTGGCCATTATTGAAGGATTGACCGAGTTTCTGCCGGTATCCTCAACGGGCCACATGATTATTTACTCTTCGCTGGCGGGCATTGCCGGGAATGAATTTACCAAGTTATACACCGTCGACGTCCAGTTTGGCTGTATTCTGTCGGTACTGGTACTCTATCACCGTCGCTTTATGACGGATACCCGCACAGGTACTTTTGTGGTACCCAGTTACCTTAAATCGCTGCCGCCCCGTTTGCAGCCTATGGCAGATTTCTACAGCAAAATTCTCATTGCCTTTCTGCCTGCCGCCGTCATTGGCTTCTTACTGAATGATTTTATTGATTCGCTGCTGGAAAGCATTACAACCGTAGCTATTTCGCTCCTGGTAGGTGGTATTGTGCTTGTGTTTATTGACCGCATCATTAATCGGCAACCGAAAGATGGTGATGTAACCGTACCCGATGCCATTCGCATTGGCTTCTTTCAATGCATCGCTATGATTCCGGGTGTATCCCGGTCGGCGGCTACCATTATTGGCGGCATGTTTCAGGGGCTTAGCCGTACCCAAGCCGCTGAATTTTCGTTCTTCCTGGCTGTCCCAACCATGGCTGCCGCATCAGGATACAAGCTGCTTAAAACGTATAAACTTCTTCAGCCTGCTGACTACCAGACGCTGCTGATCGGCAATGTGATTGCCTTTGTGGTTGGTTTGCTGGCCATTCGTGCGTTTGTCGGGTTTCTCAACCGCTATGGTTTTAAAGTGTTTGGCTACTACCGAATTGCCCTCGGGTTATTGCTGCTGGGCCTGATGGCAGCTGGTGTTAAACTGGACGTGCTATAA
- a CDS encoding DNA/RNA non-specific endonuclease, with the protein MFFKPRFSTKKYSRRGFRLRGNTLVLLFIFFLIGLFLHYGGRTQPVVAFWNDFRQMIGLGRSKSHPEADNPYKAPEPNDPDVATSKRRRHRPNSDESEASDTRPNAPTGGSSGNQRFDFEKEVDFILPLVKSGDDIVRHEGYTLRYRDQYKDADWVAYPLLNYETTGDADRKYEQFKPDPSVENGTALPSDYTRSGYDRGHLAPAGDFKFSQRIMRETFFMSNITPQAPDFNRGIWKELEEQVRSWAIRDKGIYVVTGAVLKPGLPTIGKAVEVSVPEKFYKVILYCNKPNIRMIGFLLNNEASNSPLSQFVVPVDRIEQLTGIDFFPKIPDDLERRLESKSQEEMVSEWFDN; encoded by the coding sequence ATGTTCTTCAAACCTCGCTTTTCAACCAAAAAATATAGTCGACGGGGCTTTCGCCTACGCGGTAATACGCTTGTGTTACTGTTTATCTTCTTTCTGATCGGCCTGTTTCTGCATTATGGTGGTCGCACCCAGCCTGTGGTGGCTTTCTGGAACGATTTTCGGCAGATGATTGGGCTGGGTCGTTCGAAATCACACCCCGAAGCGGATAACCCATATAAAGCTCCCGAACCAAACGACCCAGATGTTGCAACGAGCAAACGACGCAGGCATAGACCAAATTCCGATGAAAGTGAAGCCAGCGATACAAGGCCTAATGCGCCAACCGGCGGCTCATCGGGAAATCAACGGTTTGATTTTGAAAAGGAGGTTGACTTCATTTTGCCCCTGGTTAAATCCGGTGATGATATTGTCCGGCACGAAGGGTATACGCTTCGGTATCGGGACCAGTACAAAGACGCTGACTGGGTCGCTTATCCATTACTAAACTACGAAACAACGGGTGACGCGGACCGAAAATATGAGCAGTTTAAACCCGATCCGAGCGTAGAGAACGGTACCGCGCTGCCATCCGATTACACGCGTTCGGGCTACGACCGAGGACATCTGGCTCCGGCTGGCGACTTCAAATTTTCGCAGCGAATCATGCGTGAAACGTTCTTTATGAGCAACATTACGCCCCAGGCGCCTGATTTTAACCGGGGCATCTGGAAAGAACTCGAAGAGCAGGTTCGGTCTTGGGCGATTCGGGATAAAGGAATCTATGTGGTAACAGGTGCCGTTCTGAAGCCTGGTTTGCCCACCATTGGCAAAGCCGTTGAAGTGAGTGTTCCGGAAAAGTTTTATAAGGTGATCCTGTACTGCAATAAGCCTAACATTCGCATGATTGGCTTTCTGCTGAATAACGAAGCATCGAATAGCCCCCTGAGCCAATTTGTGGTGCCGGTTGATCGCATCGAACAACTGACAGGCATTGATTTCTTTCCTAAAATCCCCGACGATCTGGAACGTAGACTGGAGAGCAAATCTCAGGAAGAAATGGTGTCGGAGTGGTTTGATAATTGA
- the corA gene encoding magnesium/cobalt transporter CorA, whose protein sequence is MIRIFQQDATSVRKIRDIDSFSNTERTLWVDLQNPTPVEIKRVEEKFDVDFLSQQEQLEIESSSRYIEEDDFLIANSNFLVPDAEHRYVTVPVSFLLKDDTLFTYRNADLKAFADTVKRIKSRRALFNDGAQILISIFESRIDSDADLIEMVSGEIKAINRMLDLDANLDREMLLNINDYQELTMSIRENVVDKQRVISSMIRSDGWFNEVEQQRLRTLIKDINSLIDHTNFIFERLEFLQNTYLGLIDLEQNRVVKIFTVVSLVFLPPTLLASIWGMNFDEMPEVHWKYGYVFALAMMVLSSALTVWIFRRKNWL, encoded by the coding sequence ATGATCCGTATCTTTCAACAAGACGCAACGTCCGTCCGAAAAATCCGAGATATTGATTCCTTCTCCAATACTGAACGGACGCTCTGGGTAGACCTTCAAAACCCGACACCCGTCGAAATTAAGCGAGTAGAAGAGAAATTCGATGTTGATTTCCTGAGTCAGCAGGAGCAGCTCGAAATTGAAAGCAGTTCTCGTTATATCGAAGAGGACGATTTTTTGATTGCGAACTCCAACTTCCTGGTGCCCGATGCTGAGCATCGTTATGTGACCGTACCGGTGAGTTTTCTGCTGAAAGACGATACGTTATTTACGTACCGGAATGCTGATTTGAAAGCATTTGCCGATACAGTGAAGCGCATCAAGTCGCGTCGGGCGCTGTTCAATGATGGCGCACAGATTCTGATTTCTATTTTTGAATCCCGTATCGATTCGGATGCCGACCTGATTGAAATGGTATCGGGCGAAATAAAAGCGATCAATCGCATGCTCGACCTCGACGCAAACCTCGACCGCGAGATGCTGCTCAATATCAACGATTACCAGGAGTTGACCATGTCGATCCGGGAGAATGTGGTTGATAAACAGCGGGTTATATCATCTATGATCCGCTCGGATGGTTGGTTTAATGAAGTTGAGCAACAACGGCTCCGAACGCTGATAAAAGACATCAACTCCCTAATTGACCATACCAACTTTATTTTTGAGCGACTGGAGTTTTTGCAGAACACCTATCTCGGTTTGATCGACCTGGAGCAAAACCGGGTCGTTAAGATTTTTACAGTTGTATCGCTGGTCTTTCTGCCGCCAACGTTGCTGGCCAGCATCTGGGGCATGAACTTCGATGAAATGCCCGAAGTCCATTGGAAATACGGTTACGTGTTTGCGTTGGCCATGATGGTCTTGTCGTCGGCCCTGACGGTCTGGATATTCCGACGTAAAAACTGGCTATAG
- a CDS encoding DUF3098 domain-containing protein: MAKDKQAGVPILTRDQPAPKIAATTTLPPKAAPTRSSVVEPVRRDTAAALPFGRQNYTLMLAGIGIILAGFFIMSLDKEEFGFGFLGLTLGPLVVMGGFVLEFFAILARPKA; this comes from the coding sequence ATGGCAAAAGATAAACAAGCTGGCGTACCAATCTTGACGCGCGATCAACCAGCCCCCAAAATAGCAGCCACAACAACGTTGCCCCCCAAAGCGGCTCCAACCCGGTCGTCGGTTGTGGAGCCCGTTCGGCGGGATACGGCTGCAGCACTGCCCTTTGGTCGGCAGAATTATACCCTGATGCTCGCGGGTATCGGTATTATTCTGGCTGGGTTCTTTATCATGAGCCTTGATAAAGAGGAATTCGGCTTCGGTTTTCTGGGATTAACCCTTGGCCCCTTAGTGGTGATGGGCGGGTTCGTGCTCGAATTTTTCGCGATCCTCGCCCGTCCCAAGGCGTAA
- the truB gene encoding tRNA pseudouridine(55) synthase TruB, translating into MNKEHTPDPGQVILIDKPLTWTSFDVANKLKYACKFKKIGHAGTLDPLATGLLILCTGKMTKQIDQYQAQEKEYTGTLILGKTTPSVDLETEIDAEYDTSGITSEQIQQAAQQLTGDILQVPPIYSAIRVNGERLYEKARRGETADRVDGGIKARMVTVSVFDVNTDHFPEVNFRIVCSKGTYIRSLVRDLGLSLNNGAYMSGLRRTRIGNFRVEDAATIEQFIATHRASLPDPLPTNE; encoded by the coding sequence TTGAACAAAGAACATACTCCTGACCCCGGTCAGGTTATCTTAATTGATAAGCCGCTTACCTGGACATCGTTCGATGTAGCGAACAAGCTAAAATACGCCTGTAAGTTCAAGAAAATTGGTCATGCCGGCACCCTGGACCCACTGGCAACGGGTTTGCTCATTCTTTGTACAGGTAAAATGACCAAACAAATCGATCAGTATCAGGCGCAGGAAAAAGAATATACGGGTACACTTATTCTGGGTAAAACAACCCCTTCTGTGGATCTCGAAACAGAAATTGATGCTGAGTACGATACGAGTGGAATTACCTCCGAACAGATACAGCAGGCGGCTCAACAGTTAACGGGCGATATTCTGCAAGTTCCGCCCATTTATTCTGCCATTCGGGTAAATGGGGAACGGTTGTACGAAAAGGCACGGCGTGGGGAAACCGCCGACCGGGTTGATGGTGGCATTAAGGCACGTATGGTTACCGTATCGGTTTTTGACGTGAACACAGATCACTTTCCCGAGGTTAATTTTCGTATCGTGTGTTCAAAAGGAACTTATATTCGCAGTCTGGTACGCGATTTGGGCTTATCGCTCAATAATGGTGCTTACATGAGCGGGCTGCGCCGAACGCGCATTGGTAACTTCCGGGTGGAGGATGCCGCCACTATTGAGCAATTCATTGCCACGCATCGTGCTTCGCTACCTGACCCACTTCCAACAAACGAATGA
- a CDS encoding cell division protein FtsX, with the protein MARNKKTVGAYPSGMILFSLTLALFLIGFCGLLAIQSKKLVTYIRENYEVRAFLDKDLSPKKSTALYQTIAEQPYILKVNGVPQINLVTKDEAAKEFIAETKEDFSKFLGENPLHDSYRIKLNEGYFEEAKLQEVKQNLEEIDGVFEVVYQENLVDNINRNITKIYAVMSAFALILLIIIVVLMNNTIRLALHSQRLLIRSMQLVGATNGFITRPFLGRGIWQGFLAGVIAVVLLLAGLQIAIHNLPELGTLQDTEKMIVLMAGIVGLGMLIGFLSTFQAVNRYLGLTLDELY; encoded by the coding sequence ATGGCTCGTAACAAGAAAACAGTAGGTGCGTATCCCAGCGGCATGATTTTATTTAGTCTGACGCTGGCTTTATTTTTAATTGGTTTCTGCGGTCTGCTGGCTATCCAGTCAAAGAAACTAGTAACATACATTCGTGAAAATTACGAAGTGCGGGCTTTTTTAGATAAAGACCTTAGTCCAAAGAAGAGTACAGCGCTTTATCAGACAATTGCTGAACAGCCTTATATTCTGAAAGTCAATGGTGTACCACAAATTAATCTGGTTACCAAAGACGAAGCGGCCAAAGAATTTATTGCAGAGACGAAAGAAGATTTTTCGAAATTTTTAGGCGAAAACCCACTGCATGACAGCTACCGGATTAAACTCAACGAGGGTTATTTTGAGGAAGCTAAATTGCAGGAAGTAAAACAAAATCTGGAGGAAATCGACGGCGTATTTGAGGTGGTTTATCAGGAAAATCTGGTGGATAACATCAACCGGAACATCACGAAGATTTATGCGGTGATGTCGGCCTTCGCCTTGATTCTGCTGATAATTATTGTTGTGTTGATGAACAATACGATCCGGCTGGCGCTGCACTCACAACGACTGTTGATTCGGAGTATGCAGTTGGTTGGGGCAACGAACGGATTTATAACACGGCCATTTTTAGGGCGAGGAATCTGGCAGGGATTTCTGGCGGGTGTCATTGCCGTAGTCCTGTTGTTAGCTGGCCTACAGATTGCCATTCACAATCTGCCCGAGTTGGGAACGTTGCAGGACACCGAGAAAATGATCGTTCTGATGGCCGGGATTGTGGGACTAGGGATGCTGATCGGTTTTCTGAGTACATTTCAGGCCGTTAACCGGTATCTGGGCCTCACGCTGGATGAGCTGTATTGA
- a CDS encoding DUF6600 domain-containing protein has protein sequence MSILKTINLLGLIAVLAFEPFLPQQATAQPGISVPVQTFYNELAPYGQWVPSPAYGSVWIPNVGQDFQPYATDGHWIVTEFGNTWVSDYPWGWAPFHYGRWYFDNQYGWAWVPGSDWGPAWVSWRSGGGYYGWAPLGPGFDINVNINIPAPYWTFVPQVYITSPYLYSYRVARPNVVNIYQNTTIINNIYRSNNRAYVYGPNRGEIERITRRSVPVYRIDPLDRPGRSVVGNGSVGFYRPGGQPSGYGQNYGRNDRYDRNDRFDNSPRPNYNNNNGSSRGTYGGNNSYNGNNTTSGRDYNGNNAPSRPDYGNNNGNNSAPSRDYNGGSSRGSYNNSAPADRSGSLSSPVPTVASPNPTPSNRFEPSRGMPSSGNFQPGGNSRGEAQPGGFQQQPNRTFDRADRPGSIGNSGSPSMPSAPSAPAGRSDGGNFQRMQENRGGQNQFQPHGQEQPQRGNGGGERQRGPR, from the coding sequence ATGAGTATCCTGAAAACAATTAACCTGCTTGGCTTGATAGCGGTACTCGCTTTTGAACCATTTTTGCCCCAGCAAGCTACGGCTCAACCGGGGATCAGCGTTCCCGTTCAAACGTTTTATAATGAACTGGCCCCTTATGGACAGTGGGTGCCGAGCCCAGCCTATGGTTCTGTCTGGATACCCAATGTCGGGCAGGATTTTCAGCCTTATGCGACCGACGGACACTGGATTGTAACTGAATTTGGCAATACCTGGGTGTCCGACTACCCCTGGGGATGGGCGCCCTTTCACTATGGTCGCTGGTATTTCGACAATCAGTATGGCTGGGCGTGGGTGCCAGGCAGCGACTGGGGGCCTGCCTGGGTATCATGGCGGTCGGGTGGTGGGTATTATGGTTGGGCGCCATTGGGACCTGGCTTTGATATTAATGTCAACATAAACATTCCCGCTCCCTATTGGACGTTTGTTCCGCAGGTATACATCACCAGCCCTTATCTATATAGCTACCGGGTGGCCCGACCGAACGTGGTAAACATCTACCAGAATACGACCATCATCAATAATATATATCGGTCGAACAACCGGGCTTATGTGTACGGACCGAACCGGGGAGAAATTGAGCGAATAACCCGACGCAGTGTACCCGTATACCGCATTGACCCACTGGATCGTCCCGGGCGTTCGGTAGTTGGTAACGGATCGGTAGGGTTCTATCGGCCGGGCGGTCAGCCGTCGGGATATGGACAAAACTATGGTCGCAATGATCGGTATGACCGTAACGATCGGTTTGACAATTCGCCCCGTCCGAATTACAACAATAACAATGGTTCCAGCCGGGGAACGTATGGAGGCAACAACTCCTACAACGGTAATAACACTACTTCTGGTCGGGATTACAATGGAAACAATGCACCTAGTCGCCCCGATTATGGCAACAACAATGGTAATAACAGCGCACCCAGCCGGGATTACAATGGGGGCTCTAGTCGGGGAAGCTACAACAACAGCGCCCCGGCAGACCGAAGTGGAAGCCTAAGCAGTCCTGTTCCAACTGTAGCCAGCCCAAACCCAACGCCCTCAAACCGCTTTGAGCCTAGCCGTGGTATGCCCTCGTCCGGCAACTTTCAGCCCGGTGGTAATTCGAGAGGTGAAGCGCAGCCTGGTGGGTTTCAACAGCAGCCCAACCGGACGTTCGATCGGGCTGATCGGCCGGGTTCAATAGGCAACTCAGGTTCGCCCAGTATGCCAAGCGCTCCATCGGCTCCTGCTGGCCGTAGTGATGGCGGGAATTTCCAACGGATGCAGGAAAATCGGGGTGGACAAAACCAGTTTCAGCCTCATGGTCAGGAGCAGCCACAACGAGGCAACGGCGGGGGCGAACGCCAGCGCGGGCCCCGCTAA